In Raphanus sativus cultivar WK10039 chromosome 5, ASM80110v3, whole genome shotgun sequence, the following proteins share a genomic window:
- the LOC108863366 gene encoding probable mitochondrial-processing peptidase subunit beta, mitochondrial isoform X2, translating into MAMKNLLTSALRSQRRLALNRAVRASSTLSALGSASLTSPTPSPPIVMPYDHAAEITKEKLKRLERPEQRFLKYASPIPILASHNHILSAPETRVTTLPNGLRVATESNLSAKTATVGVWIDAGSRFESDETNGTAHFLEHMIFKGTERRTVRALEEEIEDIGGHLNAYTSREQTTYYAKVMDSDVNQALDVLADILQNSKFEEQRINRERDVILREMQEVEGQTDEVVLDHLHATAFQYTPLGRTILGPAQNIKSITRNDLQNYIKTHYTASRMVIAAAGAVKHEEVVEQVKKLFNKLSSDTTSTTQLVAKEPARFTGSEVRMIDDDLPLAQFAVAFEGASWTDPDSIALMVMQTMLGSWNKNVGGGKHMGSNLTQRVAINEIAESIMAFNTNYKDTGLFGVYAVAKADCLDDLSYAIMREVTGLAGRVSDDDVTRARNQLKSSLLLHMDGTSPIAEDIGRQLLTYGRRIPTAELFARIDAVDANTVRRVANKYIWDKVRLCNLSHWSDPRFARLQQVQTQSLHEPLLSL; encoded by the exons ATGGCGATGAAGAATCTATTGACCTCAGCTCTCCGATCTCAGAGGCGTCTAGCCTTGAATCGAGCCGTACGAGCTTCCTCCACCCTCTCAGCCCTCGGTTCAGCCTCTCTGACTTCTCCCACCCCATCGCCGCCGATCGTTATGCCCTACGACCACGCCGCCGAGATCACCAAAGAGAAGCTGAAGAGGCTAGAGCGCCCAGAGCAGCGTTTCCTCAAATACGCATCTCCGATTCCGATCCTCGCCTCGCACAACCACATCTTATCAGCCCCTGAGACGCGCGTCACCACCTTGCCCAACGGTCTCCGAGTCGCCACCGAATCCAATCTCTCCGCGAAGACGGCCACCGTCGGAGTATGGATCGACGCCGGATCCAGGTTCGAATCCGACGAGACGAACGGGACGGCTCATTTTCTGGAGCATATGATATTCAAAGGCACGGAGAGGCGTACGGTGAGAGCCTTGGAGGAGGAGATCGAAGACATTGGTGGTCATCTCAATGCGTATACGTCGAGGGAGCAGACCACTTACTATGCGAAAGTGATGGATTCGGATGTGAACCAGGCTTTGGATGTCTTGGCTGATATCTTGCAGAACTCTAAGTTCGAGGAGCAGAGGATTAACCGCGAGCGTGATGTCATCCTCAGGGAAATGCAAGAG GTGGAGGGACAAACCGATGAAGTTGTTCTTGACCATTTACACGCCACTGCTTTCCAGTACACACCTCTTGGAAGAACTATTCTAGGACCTGCTCAGAATATCAAGTCTATCACCAGAAATGATCTTCAGAATTACATTAAGACTCATTACACAGCTTCCAGGATG GTGATTGCTGCGGCAGGAGCTGTCAAGCATGAGGAAGTTGTTGAGCAAGTGAAGAAGCTATTTAACAAGTTGTCATCTGATACAACTTCTACTACTCAGCTAGTTGCCAAAGAACCTGCTCGTTTTACTGGCTCTGAG GTTCGAATGATTGATGACGACCTACCCCTTGCACAATTTGCTGTTGCCTTTGAAGGAGCATCTTGGACAGATCCAGATTCTATTGCTCTTATGGTTATGCAAACCATGTTGGGTTCATGGAACAAAAATGTTGGTGGTGGCAAACACATGGG TTCTAACCTGACCCAGAGGGTTGCCATTAATGAAATAGCAGAAAGCATAATGGCATTCAACACCAACTACAAGGATACTGGCCTTTTCGGCGTGTACGCAGTTGCTAAG GCTGATTGCTTAGATGATTTATCATATGCTATCATGCGTGAGGTAACCGGGTTGGCCGGCCGAGTTTCAGACGATGATGTGACACGTGCACGGAATCAG CTGAAATCGTCGCTATTGCTTCACATGGATGGAACTAGTCCAATTGCTGAAGATATTGGTCGTCAG CTGCTGACCTATGGGAGAAGAATCCCAACCGCTGAACTCTTTGCAAGGATCGATGCTGTTGATGCCAACACGGTTAGACGTGTCGCCAACAAGTATATCTGGGACAAGGTAA GACTTTGCAATCTCAGCCATTGGTCCGATCCAAGATTTGCCAGACTACAACAAGTTCAGACGCAGAGCTTACATGAACCGTTACTAAGCCTCTGA
- the LOC108863366 gene encoding probable mitochondrial-processing peptidase subunit beta, mitochondrial isoform X1, whose product MAMKNLLTSALRSQRRLALNRAVRASSTLSALGSASLTSPTPSPPIVMPYDHAAEITKEKLKRLERPEQRFLKYASPIPILASHNHILSAPETRVTTLPNGLRVATESNLSAKTATVGVWIDAGSRFESDETNGTAHFLEHMIFKGTERRTVRALEEEIEDIGGHLNAYTSREQTTYYAKVMDSDVNQALDVLADILQNSKFEEQRINRERDVILREMQEVEGQTDEVVLDHLHATAFQYTPLGRTILGPAQNIKSITRNDLQNYIKTHYTASRMVIAAAGAVKHEEVVEQVKKLFNKLSSDTTSTTQLVAKEPARFTGSEVRMIDDDLPLAQFAVAFEGASWTDPDSIALMVMQTMLGSWNKNVGGGKHMGSNLTQRVAINEIAESIMAFNTNYKDTGLFGVYAVAKADCLDDLSYAIMREVTGLAGRVSDDDVTRARNQLKSSLLLHMDGTSPIAEDIGRQLLTYGRRIPTAELFARIDAVDANTVRRVANKYIWDKDFAISAIGPIQDLPDYNKFRRRAYMNRY is encoded by the exons ATGGCGATGAAGAATCTATTGACCTCAGCTCTCCGATCTCAGAGGCGTCTAGCCTTGAATCGAGCCGTACGAGCTTCCTCCACCCTCTCAGCCCTCGGTTCAGCCTCTCTGACTTCTCCCACCCCATCGCCGCCGATCGTTATGCCCTACGACCACGCCGCCGAGATCACCAAAGAGAAGCTGAAGAGGCTAGAGCGCCCAGAGCAGCGTTTCCTCAAATACGCATCTCCGATTCCGATCCTCGCCTCGCACAACCACATCTTATCAGCCCCTGAGACGCGCGTCACCACCTTGCCCAACGGTCTCCGAGTCGCCACCGAATCCAATCTCTCCGCGAAGACGGCCACCGTCGGAGTATGGATCGACGCCGGATCCAGGTTCGAATCCGACGAGACGAACGGGACGGCTCATTTTCTGGAGCATATGATATTCAAAGGCACGGAGAGGCGTACGGTGAGAGCCTTGGAGGAGGAGATCGAAGACATTGGTGGTCATCTCAATGCGTATACGTCGAGGGAGCAGACCACTTACTATGCGAAAGTGATGGATTCGGATGTGAACCAGGCTTTGGATGTCTTGGCTGATATCTTGCAGAACTCTAAGTTCGAGGAGCAGAGGATTAACCGCGAGCGTGATGTCATCCTCAGGGAAATGCAAGAG GTGGAGGGACAAACCGATGAAGTTGTTCTTGACCATTTACACGCCACTGCTTTCCAGTACACACCTCTTGGAAGAACTATTCTAGGACCTGCTCAGAATATCAAGTCTATCACCAGAAATGATCTTCAGAATTACATTAAGACTCATTACACAGCTTCCAGGATG GTGATTGCTGCGGCAGGAGCTGTCAAGCATGAGGAAGTTGTTGAGCAAGTGAAGAAGCTATTTAACAAGTTGTCATCTGATACAACTTCTACTACTCAGCTAGTTGCCAAAGAACCTGCTCGTTTTACTGGCTCTGAG GTTCGAATGATTGATGACGACCTACCCCTTGCACAATTTGCTGTTGCCTTTGAAGGAGCATCTTGGACAGATCCAGATTCTATTGCTCTTATGGTTATGCAAACCATGTTGGGTTCATGGAACAAAAATGTTGGTGGTGGCAAACACATGGG TTCTAACCTGACCCAGAGGGTTGCCATTAATGAAATAGCAGAAAGCATAATGGCATTCAACACCAACTACAAGGATACTGGCCTTTTCGGCGTGTACGCAGTTGCTAAG GCTGATTGCTTAGATGATTTATCATATGCTATCATGCGTGAGGTAACCGGGTTGGCCGGCCGAGTTTCAGACGATGATGTGACACGTGCACGGAATCAG CTGAAATCGTCGCTATTGCTTCACATGGATGGAACTAGTCCAATTGCTGAAGATATTGGTCGTCAG CTGCTGACCTATGGGAGAAGAATCCCAACCGCTGAACTCTTTGCAAGGATCGATGCTGTTGATGCCAACACGGTTAGACGTGTCGCCAACAAGTATATCTGGGACAAG GACTTTGCAATCTCAGCCATTGGTCCGATCCAAGATTTGCCAGACTACAACAAGTTCAGACGCAGAGCTTACATGAACCGTTACTAA